The genomic DNA CGGTTGATACAGCCGTAGCCGCGGTTGTCGAGCACGACGACGATCAGTTTCGCGCCGAGCATGACCGAGGTGGCGATCTCGCTGTTCAGCATCAGGTAGCTGCCGTCGCCGACCATCACGATCACTTCGCGCTCGGGCCGCGCGAGCTTCACGCCGAGGCCGCCCGCGATCTCATAGCCCATACACGAATAGCCGTATTCGACGTGATACGCGCCCGGGCGGCCCGCGCGCCACAGCTTGTGCAATTCCGCGGGCAGCGTGCCGGCCGCGCAGACGACGATGTCGTTGGCCGCCGACTGCGCGCTCGAGCGCTGCACCGCGCCGATCACGTCCGCGTCGTACGGCAGCACGTTTTCGCGTTGCGGCGCGTGCGTGAGTGTGTCGACCGTGGCGCGCCATTCGTCGGCGAGCTGATGCGCGCGTTGCGTCCACGCAGGCTCGGCGCGCCAGCCTTTCAGTTGCGCGGATAGCGCCGCGAGTGCGCGCCCGGCATCGGCTTCGACGACCAGCCCGCGGTGCTTGAGGCCGTCGAAAGCATTCGCGTTGATGCCGATCACGTCCGCTTGCGTGAAGAGCGTGTTCGAACCGGTCGTGAAATCCTGCAGACGCGTGCCGACGGCGAGTACGCAATCGGCTTCATGCGCGAGCGCATTCGCGCCGGGCGAACCGGTCACGCCAAGCGCGCCCATATTGAGCGGGTCGCCCCACGCAAGCGAGCCCTTGCCGGCCTGCGTTTCCGCAACCGGAATGCCGTGCTCGGCGGCAAAGGCGCGCAGTGTTTCGGTCGCGCGTCCGTAGAGCACGCCGCCGCCTGCGGCAATCAGCGGGCGCTTCGCATTGCGCAAGCGGGCGAGCGCCGCGGCGATCTCATGATCGACCGGCGCGGGCGCATGAAACTGCACGACGCGCGGCTCGAAGAAGCTGGCCGGATAGTCGTAGGCCGCGGCTTGCACGTCCTGCGGCAGCGCGAGCGTAACCGGACCGCACAGCGCGGCATCGGTCAGCACGCGCAGCGCGCGCGGCAACGCGCTCAGCAATTGCGCGGGATGCATGATGCGGTCGAAATAGCGCGACACGGGCTTGAACACGTCGTTCGCGGAGATGCCGCCGTCGTGGAAGTCTTCGACCTGCTGCAGCACCGGATCGGGCGCGCGCGAGACGAAGATATCGCCGGGCAGCAGCAGCACCGGCAGCCGGTTCACGTGCGCGAGCGCGGCCGCGGTGACGAGATTCGTCGCGCCGGGTCCGATCGATGTCGTGACGGCCATCATGCGGCGGCGGAAATGCGCTTTCGCGTAGGCAATCGCGCTATGCGCCATCGCCTGCTCGTTATGCGCGCGCAGCGTCGGCAGCTCGTTGCGGTGCTGGTAGAGCGCCTCGCCGATGCCGGCCACGTTGCCGTGCCCAAAGATCGCGAATACGCCGCCGAAGAGCGGCTCGGTGCCTTTGCCGTCTTCCGTCACCACGCGCTGCGCGGCGAGGTAGCGCACCAGCGCCTGCGCCGCGGTCAGACGGATCGTGCCGTCCGGTGAAACCTGCGTGGCGTTTTGCTGGGCCGCCGCTGCCGCTTCCTTGTCCAACACGCGCTGGTTCATGCTGCCTGCTCCTGATGGACCGTGCGCGACGTGTTAGCGCCCGCGGCGTGGCCGCCGCGCGCCGCACGCCACGACGCGATCAAGGTTTCGAAAGTGCGCCGCACGCGCGCGATCAGCTCGTCGTCGCCGATGTCGCCCGCGAGCCACGCGTGGCTCGGTTCGTGGAAGATCGTGCGGCCGACCGTAAAGCCGCGGCAGGTCGCCGAGGCGGCCGCCGCGCCGAAGCCGTCGATCAGCTGCTCGAGTGGCGCCGACAGGCCGAGCAGCACAACGCCGCGGCAATACGGATCGCGCTCGGCGATCAGCGCATCGACGGCCTGCCATTGCGCGGCATCGAGCGGCGCGAGCTTCCACCATTCCGGATAGATGCCGATGTTGTAGAGGCGCTTCAACGCGCGATGCACGACGTCCGGATCGCACGGCAGGTCGGCACGTTTCGGCGGAATCACTTCGAGCAGCAGTTCATGGCCGCTCGCCTGCACTGCGTCGTAGAGCGCGCGCAGTTGCGCTTCCTGTTCGATACGCTGTTCGAACGGTTCGTCCGGGTGATAGTGAACGAGGCATTTCACGACATGCTCGCGCGGCCAGCTCGTGAGCGTCGTGCCGACCGAGCGGCCGTGATCGAACACGAGCGGCGACGAGCCGGGCAGTTCGACCGGGCGGCCGATCCACCAGCCGCGCCCGGTCGCGGCGTTCAACGCATCCTGGCCGTAGCGGTCGTCGATCAGCACGCCGATGCGTCCTTGCAGACCGAGCGCCGCTTCCGTTTGCGCGACGGCGTCGACGAACAGGCCCTTCAACTGCGCGATGCGCGTTTCGCTCGCCCCGGTTTGCTGCGCGAGTTCGAAGAACTGGTTGCGATGGTCGAAGGCGAAGCCAAGCACTTCGTCCCAAGGCTTGCGTGCGGGCGTCACGCGATGCAGGCGCGCGAGCTTTGCGTCGAGATCCGGACGGCGCATCCGCTGCGGATCGGCTTTCGCTTCGGCGAGGAAGTAGTCGAGTTCGGCCGGTGTCGGCATGGCCGGCGCGCAGCCGTGGCGCGACACGACAAGCGCGCCGCTCGCGTTCGCGGCGCGTGCGCACGCGTCGAGCGGCTGATCGCGCAGCCACCCCGACAGGAAGCCCGACGCGAATGCATCGCCCGCGCCGAGCACGTTCAGCACTTCGACCTGCACGCCGCCGTGAATCGGCGCGTCGTCGAGTCTGTTCGGCACGATGCTGTCGATAATCTGGCAGCCGAGCGGCCCACGCTTGACGACGAGCGTCGCCGGCGTGACCGAGCGCACCGTGCGCAGCGCTTCGAGCAGATCGGTGTGGCCGCCCGCAATGCAGAACTCCTCTTCGGTGCCGATCACGAGATCGAACAACGGCAGCATGCCTTGCAGATGCGCGCTCACGCCTTCGTTCGCGATAAAGCGCGTCTCGCCGTCGGCTTTGCCCGTCAAACCCCACAGCACCGGACGGTAGTCGATGTCGAGCACGGTGCGCACGTTGTTGCGGCGTGCGTACTCGAGCGCGCGGCGGCTCGTGCGGTTCACCTGTTGCGTCGACAGATGCGTGCCGGTGATCAGAAACGCCTTCGACGAGGCGATAAATGCTTCGTCGAAGTCCGCTTCGTCGACGGCCATATCGGCGCAGTTTTCGCGGTAGAAGATCAGCGGGAAGGTGTCGCGGTCCTTCAGGCCGAGCAGCACGAGCCCGGTCAGCCGTTCGCGGTCGATGCGCACGTGGCTCACGTCGCAGCCTTCGTTCGCGAGCGTTTCGGTCAGAAAGCGGCCCATATGGTCGTCGCCGACGCGTGCGAGCATCGCCGACGCGAGCCCGAGGCGCGCGCAGCCGAACGCGATATTCGCCGACGAACCGCCGAGATATTTCGCGAAGCTCGATACGTCTTCGAGCCGCGCGCCGACCTGCTGCGCGTACAGGTCGACCGCGAAGCGGCCGAGGCAGATGATGTCGCGGCTGCGGCCGGCGGCGAAGCGGCTGGCGTGGGTAGACGCGTCGGCCGTACTGGCTGTGCTGGCCGCGGAGTGTGAAGTAGGTGCCATGGAATGTCCTGTGTCGAGGCGTCGGATCAGTGGGGCAGTAGTGGGGCGTTTCGCGAGTCGCTGCGCAGACCGCTGCGCGCTCAGATCGTCGCGCCGTCGAGTTCGGCGATCATCTTCTGCATTTCGGCGCCGCCCGCCATCATGTCGAGCACCTGCTCCTTGCTGATCGTGTCCTTCGTATAAGTACCGAGCGATTTGCCGCGATTGAGCAGCGTGAACGAATCGCCGATCGGATACGCGTGATGCACGTTGTGCGTGATGAAGATCACCGAGATGCCTTTCGCGCGCGCCTTGTGAATCAGTTTCAGCACGTTGAAGCTTTGCTTCACGCCGAGTGCGGCGGTCGGCTCGTCGAGAATCAGCACGCGCGCGCCGAAGTGGATCGCGCGCGCGATCGCCAGACATTGCCGCTCGCCGCCTGACATCGTGCCGATCGGCTGATGCGGGTCGCGCACATGAATGCCCATTTCCGCGAGCTTTTCGCGCGCGGTCTGCGCGCTGGTATCGAGGTCCATCACGGTGAAAAGGCCGAGCATCTTCTTCTGCGGCTCGCGGCCCATAAAGAAGTTGCGCGCGACGGAGAGCAGCGGCACCAGCGCCAGATCCTGATAGACGGTTGCGATGCCGCGGTCGAGCGCGTCTTTCGGCGATTCGAAATGCACGGGCTTGCCGTCCACCAGATACTGGCCCGCGGAGGGCGCATGCACGCCCGCGAGCGTCTTGATCAGCGTCGACTTGCCGGCGCCGTTGTCGCCGAGCAGGCAGTGCACTTCACCGCGTTTGAGGCGCAGCGTGACGCCCGATAGCGCGATGACCTTGCCGAAAAACTTGCTGACGTTTTCGAGCGCGAGGATGGTGTCGCCTTCAGCTGTCGCTGAATTCGGCGCTGCCGGGTTGGCGTTTTCGCTGGGGTTGATGACGTCGGACATATTCGTTCTCCAGTCGATTACGATTGCGCGACGCGCCGGCGCACATAGTGGTTGAACAGCACCGCAAGCAGCAGCATCACGCCGAGGAACACGCGGAACCAGTCGGAGCTGACGTCGGTATAGGTGATGCCGATCTGCACGACGCCGAAGATCAGGGCGCCGAAGCATGCGCCGACCACCGAGCCGTAGCCGCCGGTCAGGAGCGTGCCGCCGATCACCGCGGCGATGATCGCTTCGAATTCCTTCTGCAGACCGCGGTCCGCCGCAGCGGAGCCGATGTCGCACACCTGCAGCACCGCGAACAGGCACGAGCAGAACGCGGTCAGTACGAAGAGGGCGATCTTCACGCGCTTGACCGGTACGCCGACGTTTTTCGCCGCATTGGCATCGCCGCCGACCGCGAGAATCCAGTTGCCGTAGCGCGTCTTCGCCAGGACGAAGGCGCAGACCGCGGCGAGCGCGAACCACCAGAGCAGCACTTTGGGAATGCCGGGCACGAGCGGCTTGCCGTTATCGAGCAGCGTACCGATACCCATATGCGCGAGCGTCGTGAACAGTCCTTGCAAGGCGACGCCATGAAACAGGAAGTTGCTGACCGGATCGGCCTGCGCAAGGTCGCCGACACCGGAGATGATCGTGCGGTCCGCGACCATGATCGACAGCGCGAGCGTGAGGCCGCGCAGGATAAACAGGAACGCGAGCGTGACGATGAAGGACGGCAGCCGCGTGCGCATCACGAGGTAGCCGTTCAATGCGCCCAGCAGCATCGAGCCGACGAACGCGAAAATGATCGCGGCCCAGATCGGCCAGTGAAAGTAGACGGAGGGAATCGCCACCATCATGCCGGCGAAGCCGATCATCGAGCCGATCGACAGGTCGAACTCGCCGGCAATCATCAGGAGACACGCGCCGACCGCGAGAATGCCGAGGTAGGCCGATACCTGCGACCAGTTCATCACGCCGTCGAGATTGAACATGCCGGAGTGACCGGCGCCAATCGCGAAGACGAGAAACACGAGCACGGTGCCGGAAATCGCGGCGAACTCGGGACGGTTCAGCAGATGACCGTACCAGGACTCCTTGCGGATGCGTTCGTCGCCGTGCGCTGCCGCGGGCTGCGTCGCGGTGGAGGCAGCAGGCGTCGTCGCGTCGCTGGGGTTCGACGCGTCTCCTGTATGCGAGGGAAAGTGTTTGCCGGCTACGCCCATGATGTCTCCTGTCGGCCAGAGTTAGCGCTTTAGCGCTTACGCCGGCCCCACGTATTACGAGATGCCCGGTCCCTGCGTCTACCGCGTGAAAACCGGTGATTGATGCGGCGCGGCGCGTCAGTGCGCGAGCGGCGGCGACGGGCGGAGCGAGGTCCGCCGGTGCCGCGCGCGATGTGCATGCGCAATGCGCGTCCGGTGCCGCGTACTACTCGACGAAACCGCTGGATACCGCTCGATACGGCGGTTAAATCAGCGGGTCAAATCAACGATACTGGCCCGCGTACTTGATGACCTTGTCGAGATTCTCTTTCGTGATGAAGCCCGGACCCGAGCGGATGTCCTTCGGCCCATAAGACGGCTGAAGCCCATAGGTCTCGAGACGCGCCTTGAACTTCGGATTCGCCTGCAGGATCTGGCGGATCTTCACCGGGTCGGTCGTGTGGTCCTTCTTCGCAATCGCGAGCACTGCGACCGGGATATAGCCCTGCAGATACGGCTGCTGGTCGATCGCGAACTGGATCGTGCCGGCCTGAATCGCCTTCGCGATATCGTCCGAGAAGTCGAACGTGCAGAAATAGATCTTGCCCGCGAGGCCCATCTGCTGGACCGCCTTCAGCGTCGCCGCGGCCGGTACGGGGCCGAGCGTCAGGATCGCGCCGGTGTTCGGGTGATTGCGCAGATAGGCGCTGACTTTCGACTGGATTTCGGTCGGATCCTGGCCCGAATCGATCGTCGACGTCTTGTAGTCGACGCCGATCGCGTCGGCAAAGCCGCGGCAGCGGTCGAACGACACCGAGTTCGTCGCGATGTGATTCACGCAGAGGAACGACTTGACGCCGGCGGCCTTCGCCTTTTCGCCGGCCGCTTTACCCGCCACGTATTCAGGCTGGCCGACGTGCATGATCGCGCCAAGCTTCGCGCTCTGCTCTTCGGTGCCCGAGTTGATCGTCACGAGCGGAATCTTCTTGGCCGTGACCTTGCCGATCGAGCTCTTCAGCACGTCATAGTCGGCGATGGTCACGATCACGCCGTCGTAGTTGCGTGCGGCCGCCTGTTCGATCAGACGTGACATGTCCGCGATGTCGCCGTTCGGCGGATTGCGATAGTCGGTTTCGACGTTGAAGTCTTCGTCGGCCTGCTTGAGCGCGTTCTTGATCGTGTTCCACCACGAATCGGAATCGGGTGCATGGCTGATCAGCACGAAGTGCGCATCGGGCGCCGCCTGTGCGGGCGACGATGCCGCGAAGCCAAGCGATAGCGAAAGCGCTGCAAAAAGCGCCGTGAGCGAACCCTTGCCTCTGCAAAGTTTCATTGTCTCCACCTTTCTCGGTCTGTTCGTTTTTGAGGGGAGCGTATGGAGCGCTTGCCTGTTTCAACGACGAACTCGGGGCGGGCGCGCCATCGCTCACGACCAAGATTAGGTCAAGTTCGACAGTGGTGCAATGGAAATTTCAATAAAAATAAAATTGGAAAATACGTTCCATTTGCTGGGTGCGCTACCTATAATCGGCAACGTCGGACGGGCCGTTCGGCGCGCCTGTGCGGCATATCCGCCGTCTATCGAAAGGCATGCGCCATGCGGCTTTTGCGACGCAACACAGCACTGAAGGGAAGGCCATGGCCGAAGAAAACACAGAAGAACTGCCGAGCGTCGATGAATTGATGCAGCGCATCGCGGAGAACTACGAGTCGTTGCCGCGTCAGTTGAAGAGCGTGGCGACGTATATCGAACAGCATCGCGGCAGCGTGATGGTCGATCGCACGAGCGACATCGCCACGAGTTGCGGCGTGCATCCGTCGGCCGTGGTGCGCTTTGCACAGCGCTTCGGCTTCTCCGGATTTTCCGATCTGCAGGCGGTGTTTCGTCAGGCGTATACGGGACAGGGCGCGTCGTCGTCGAGTTATCAGCAACGCATCCGCAAGCTGATCGACGAAAAGCCGGGGCGCCTCGCGGGCGGCACCGTCGCGCGCGAATTTATCGCCGCGTGCCGCGGCGGTCTCGACGAACTCGAGGGCACGCTCGACGACGCGCAATTCGACGCCGCCGTGAAGATGATGCAGCAGGCCGACAACATCTATGTGGTCGGCGTGCGGCGCTCGTTTCCGGTGGCGAGCTATATCGTCTATGCATTGCAGCACACGCCGAAGCGCGTGCATCTGGTTTCGGGCTTCGGCGGCATGTATCGCGAGCAGATTCGCAGCGTGAAGAAGGGCGACGTGGTGATCGCAATCAGCTTCGCGCCGTACGGCAAGGAGACGCAGTACTGCTTGCGCGTCGCGCATCACCATCAGGCGAAGACGCTGCTGATCAGCGACAGCCAGCTATCGCCGCTCGCGCGTTATGCGACCACGCAGCTGTATGTGAAGGAGGGCAGCGCGTTCGCGTTCCGCTCGCTGACCAGCACGATCTGCCTGTGCCAGGCGCTCTTTATCGCGCTTGCGTACAAGCTTGAATTGAACGTTGAGGAATCGAAAGACACCGGAGGATACGATGACTAGTAGTGGAAACACGGGTGGAGACACGAAGACGATCGACGTCGCGGTGTTCGGCGCGGGCCGCATCGGAAGGATTCATGCGGCGAACCTCGCGCGGCAGCCGGGCGTGCGCCTCAAGTATGTGGTCGATGTGAACCGCGATGCGGCCGCGGCACTGGCTGCGCAGCACGGCGCGCAGGTAGCGGATATCGATGGCGCGATGGGAGATGCGTCGGTCGGTGCGACGGTGATCTGCTCGAGCACCGATACGCATGCCGATCTGATTCTGAAGTCGGCTGCGCAGAAGAAACATGTGTTCTGCGAGAAGCCGGTGGACCTCACGCTCGAGCGCGCACGTGCCTGTGCCGATGCGGTCGCGAAAGCGGGCGTCGTGTGCATGATCGGTTTCCAGCGGCGCTTCGATCCGACTTTCGCCGCGGTAAAAGCGCGTATCGACGCGGGCGAGATCGGCACCCCGGAAATGCTGATCGTGACGAGCCGCGATCCGGGCGCGCCGCCTGTCGAGTACATCAAGCACTCGGGCGGCATCTTCAAGGACATGCTGATTCACGACTTCGATATCTTCCGCTGGATTCTCGACGACGAAGCCGAGACGCTACATGCGACGGGCAGCGTGCTGTCGGATCCGGCGATCGCCGATGCCGGCGATATCGATTCGACCGCGGTGACGATCCGCACGAAGCGCGGGCGCCTGTGCCAGATCAATACCGCGCGGCGCGCGGCGTACGGCTACGACCAGCGCTTCGAAGTGCTGGGCAGCGACGGCATGCTGCAGGCGGGCAATGTGCGGCCGACGGAAGTGGTCGCGTATTCGAAGACCGCGGTGTCGAGCGATGTGCCCGAGGCGTTTTTCCTCGAACGGTATCGCGCGGCGTATGCGCTCGAAATCGCGCATTTCTTCGATGCGGTCACGCACGGCAAGCCGGTGCGCACGACCGTCGCGGACGGTTTGAAGGCGCTCGAACTGGCCGAAGCCGCGACGCGTTCGTGGCGCGAAGGGCGCGCGGTGAAGCTTGGCGAGGCTTCGTGATGGCGGCGCCTGATCTCTCGCACAACGCGCAGCAAGGCGCGTTGCAAGGGCCGCCGCTTCGTATCGGTGTCGTCGGCCTTGGCCGGCTCGGCAAGCGGCATGCGCAGAACATTGCGTATCGCGTGCGCGGCGCGACGCTGGCCGCCGTGTGCAGTCCGCTCGACGAAGAGCTGATGTGGGCGCGCGGTGCGCTGCCCGCGCCGCGCGAGTATCGCGACTATGCGGCGCTGCTGAACGATCGCGAGATCGACGCAGTGTGGCTCGTCACGCCGTCGGCCTTGCACGCGCAGCAGATTGTCGATGCATTGCAGGCCGGCAAGCATGTGTTCTGCGAGAAGCCGCTGTCGCTCGATCTTGCAGAATGCGAGCGCGTGCTCAGTGTTGCGCAGCGCCAGCCGCATCTGCAGGCGACGATCGGCTTTATGCGCCGTTTCGATCCGAGTTATCGCGATGCGTACGACAAGATCCAGTCGGGCCTGATCGGCCGGCCATTCATGGTGCGCTCGCAGACCTGCGATCTGAACGACCCCGATGGCTTTTTCGTCCGCTTCGCGCCAACTTCGGGCGGCATTTTTCTCGACTGCACCGTGCACGATATCGATGTCGCGCGGTGGCTGCTCGGCAAGCCGAAGGCGAAGCGCATCTATGCGGCCGGCACCGTCGCGTTGCACGACGGCTTGCGCGAGTTCGGCGATGTCGACAACGGCGTGGCGATCTGCGAATTCGAAGGCGGTGGACTCGCGATGTTCTATGCGTCGCGCACGATGGCGCACGGCAACGATACGGGCAGCGAAGTGATCGGCACGGGGGGCGCGCTGGCGATCGGCCGCAATCCGCGGCTCAATCGCGTCGAGATCGCGGACGCGCATGGCGTGCGCAACGAGTGCACGCCGACGTTCTTCGATCGCTTCGAAGACGCGTTTCTGTACGAAGCGCAGGCGTTTGTCGCGGAAGTGCGGAATGCGCAGAGCGGTGGTCAGGGTGCAGGCAGCCGAATTGGCGAGCCGAGCGGCGCGACGCTGGCCGACGCGCTCGAGGCGACACGTATCGGCAGTGCGTTGCGGACTTCGCTCGAAACCGGCCAGGCTGTCACGCTGTAAGGACCGGCTGCACAGCGGCGCAGGATGAGGCGGGCGGCGCGCGTGAGGCGCCTGCTGTAGAATTTGACCCTCTGCATGGCGTTTCAGTGACGCCTCATCCCGAAGGTCCTTGCCGATGGAAATCCAGATTCACAAGGAAGTCGATGCGCGCGGGCTGAACTGCCCGCTGCCGATCCTGCGCGCGAAAAAAGCGCTCGCCGATATGGAGAGCGGTCAGATCCTGAAAGTGCTCGCAACCGATCCAGGCTCGCAGCGCGATTTCGCCGCGTTCGCGAAGCAGACGGGCAACGGCATCGTCGAAACGACGACGACGCAGGACAAGACGTTTATCTTTCTGATCCGGCGGCGATAGAGGGCACAGGCCTTTTCTTCGCGACTGAAAGCGCCAGGACCAAAACAAAGGCGCCATGTCTGCATCAGCAGACATGGCGCCTTTTGCGTTTATCGACGGCCGTCACTGCTACAGCATCTACAGCGGCCGCGAGTCAAACGTCGATGCCTAGCCCTCGAGCACCGGCGAACGCGTGCGCAGATACTGCTCGAAATCGGCGGCCACTTCCGGGTGACGCAACGCGAACTCGACGGTCGCCTTCAGATAGCCGAGCTTGCTGCCGCAGTCGAAACGCGTGCCGTGATACTTGTACGCCAGCACCTGTTCGTCGTTGAGCAGCGACTGGATCGCGTCGGTCAGCTGCAGTTCGCCGCCTGCGCCCGGCTTCAGCGAACGGATATGTTCGAAGATGCGCGGCTTGAGCACATAGCGGCCGACCACACCGAGATTGGATGGCGCAACATCGGGCGCCGGCTTTTCGACGATGCCCGACATCTTGATGATCGCGTCTTCCCATTCCTTGCCGTCGACAATGCCGTACGACTTCGTTTCGTCGCGCGGAATCTCTTCGACGCCGATCACCGAGCTGTGATAGTGGTCGAACACCTCGATCATCTGCTGCATGACGGGCGGCGTGCCGTACAGCAGGTCGTCCGCGAGAATCACGGCAAACGGGTTGTCGCCGACGAGCTTCTCGGCGCACAGCACCGCGTGGCCGAGACCGAGCGCTTCCGGCTGGCGCACGTAGAAGCAGTCGACATGGCTCGGCTTGATGCTGCGCACGAGCTCGAGCAGCTTTGCCTTGCCGCGCGCTTCGAGTTCCGCCTCGATCTCGTAGGACTTGTCGAAGTGATCTTCGATCGCGCGCTTGCTGCGGCCCGTGACGAAGATCATTTCCGTGATGCCCGCTGCCATCGCTTCTTCCACTGCGTACTGGATCAGCGGCTTGTCGACGATCGGCAGCATTTCCTTCGGGCTTGCCTTGGTTGCCGGGAGAAACCGTGTGCCAAGACCTGCCACTGGAAAGACTGCTTTTGTAACTTTGAGCATTCGATTACCCCTGGTAATGGACTGACCGGTGCGGTGTAACCGGCCTTGCCGTGGTGCGAACGACCTGTCGATGCGGCGCTTGTGGCGCCGCGTCTGTCAGGCCGGCAGGCGCGTCAGCTGCGCCGTAAGCTTGCCGATAGTGGTCTGGTATTCTGCCAGCCTTTTCTGCTCCTGCTCAACCACGGCGGCCGGCGCCTTCGCGACAAAGCTCTCGTTTTGAAGCTTCGCGTTACATTTCGATACTTCTGCGTTCAATCTCGCAATCTCTTTTGACAGACGCTCGCGTTCGGCGGCGACGTCGATCTCCACCTTCAGCACGAGCTTGTCAGATCCTACGATAGCAATTGGCGCGCCATGCGCTTCCTTGTCCAGTTGCGCCTCGTCGTCGATGATGCGCACCTCCGACAGACGCGCGAGCGCTTGCGCGTAGGGCGCGAACGTCTTGAGCCGCGCGGCGTTGCCGGTGGCGAGCAGCGGTACCTTCGTGGCTGGCGACAGGTTCATCTCGCCACGCAGGTTGCGGCACGCGTCGATCGCGGCCTTCAGATCGGCGGCCCACTGCTCGGCAGACTCGTCGATCTTCTTCGCCTCGCTGACCGGATACGGTTGCACCATGATCGATGCTTCGCCTTCGGCCATGCCGGCCGGGTACGCGTCGGTGAGCGGCGCCACCTTTTGCCACAGCGCCTCGGTGATGAACGGAACGATCGGGTGCAGCAGACGCAGCACCGCTTCGAGGACGCGCAACAGCGTGCGCCGCGTGGCGCGCTGCTGTT from Paraburkholderia edwinii includes the following:
- the iolD gene encoding 3D-(3,5/4)-trihydroxycyclohexane-1,2-dione acylhydrolase (decyclizing), which translates into the protein MNQRVLDKEAAAAAQQNATQVSPDGTIRLTAAQALVRYLAAQRVVTEDGKGTEPLFGGVFAIFGHGNVAGIGEALYQHRNELPTLRAHNEQAMAHSAIAYAKAHFRRRMMAVTTSIGPGATNLVTAAALAHVNRLPVLLLPGDIFVSRAPDPVLQQVEDFHDGGISANDVFKPVSRYFDRIMHPAQLLSALPRALRVLTDAALCGPVTLALPQDVQAAAYDYPASFFEPRVVQFHAPAPVDHEIAAALARLRNAKRPLIAAGGGVLYGRATETLRAFAAEHGIPVAETQAGKGSLAWGDPLNMGALGVTGSPGANALAHEADCVLAVGTRLQDFTTGSNTLFTQADVIGINANAFDGLKHRGLVVEADAGRALAALSAQLKGWRAEPAWTQRAHQLADEWRATVDTLTHAPQRENVLPYDADVIGAVQRSSAQSAANDIVVCAAGTLPAELHKLWRAGRPGAYHVEYGYSCMGYEIAGGLGVKLARPEREVIVMVGDGSYLMLNSEIATSVMLGAKLIVVVLDNRGYGCINRLQQACGGAPFNNLFEDCVQGASGAPAIDFAAHARSLGAQAEHVAHIGEFEAAMQRARAADRTYVISIDTDPARTTDDGGWWWEVAVPEVSPRPGVREARAQYEAQLTARDGGSDGKAHD
- a CDS encoding bifunctional 5-dehydro-2-deoxygluconokinase/5-dehydro-2-deoxyphosphogluconate aldolase, with the protein product MAPTSHSAASTASTADASTHASRFAAGRSRDIICLGRFAVDLYAQQVGARLEDVSSFAKYLGGSSANIAFGCARLGLASAMLARVGDDHMGRFLTETLANEGCDVSHVRIDRERLTGLVLLGLKDRDTFPLIFYRENCADMAVDEADFDEAFIASSKAFLITGTHLSTQQVNRTSRRALEYARRNNVRTVLDIDYRPVLWGLTGKADGETRFIANEGVSAHLQGMLPLFDLVIGTEEEFCIAGGHTDLLEALRTVRSVTPATLVVKRGPLGCQIIDSIVPNRLDDAPIHGGVQVEVLNVLGAGDAFASGFLSGWLRDQPLDACARAANASGALVVSRHGCAPAMPTPAELDYFLAEAKADPQRMRRPDLDAKLARLHRVTPARKPWDEVLGFAFDHRNQFFELAQQTGASETRIAQLKGLFVDAVAQTEAALGLQGRIGVLIDDRYGQDALNAATGRGWWIGRPVELPGSSPLVFDHGRSVGTTLTSWPREHVVKCLVHYHPDEPFEQRIEQEAQLRALYDAVQASGHELLLEVIPPKRADLPCDPDVVHRALKRLYNIGIYPEWWKLAPLDAAQWQAVDALIAERDPYCRGVVLLGLSAPLEQLIDGFGAAAASATCRGFTVGRTIFHEPSHAWLAGDIGDDELIARVRRTFETLIASWRAARGGHAAGANTSRTVHQEQAA
- a CDS encoding ATP-binding cassette domain-containing protein, with the translated sequence MSDVINPSENANPAAPNSATAEGDTILALENVSKFFGKVIALSGVTLRLKRGEVHCLLGDNGAGKSTLIKTLAGVHAPSAGQYLVDGKPVHFESPKDALDRGIATVYQDLALVPLLSVARNFFMGREPQKKMLGLFTVMDLDTSAQTAREKLAEMGIHVRDPHQPIGTMSGGERQCLAIARAIHFGARVLILDEPTAALGVKQSFNVLKLIHKARAKGISVIFITHNVHHAYPIGDSFTLLNRGKSLGTYTKDTISKEQVLDMMAGGAEMQKMIAELDGATI
- a CDS encoding ABC transporter permease, whose translation is MGVAGKHFPSHTGDASNPSDATTPAASTATQPAAAHGDERIRKESWYGHLLNRPEFAAISGTVLVFLVFAIGAGHSGMFNLDGVMNWSQVSAYLGILAVGACLLMIAGEFDLSIGSMIGFAGMMVAIPSVYFHWPIWAAIIFAFVGSMLLGALNGYLVMRTRLPSFIVTLAFLFILRGLTLALSIMVADRTIISGVGDLAQADPVSNFLFHGVALQGLFTTLAHMGIGTLLDNGKPLVPGIPKVLLWWFALAAVCAFVLAKTRYGNWILAVGGDANAAKNVGVPVKRVKIALFVLTAFCSCLFAVLQVCDIGSAAADRGLQKEFEAIIAAVIGGTLLTGGYGSVVGACFGALIFGVVQIGITYTDVSSDWFRVFLGVMLLLAVLFNHYVRRRVAQS
- a CDS encoding sugar ABC transporter substrate-binding protein; the protein is MKLCRGKGSLTALFAALSLSLGFAASSPAQAAPDAHFVLISHAPDSDSWWNTIKNALKQADEDFNVETDYRNPPNGDIADMSRLIEQAAARNYDGVIVTIADYDVLKSSIGKVTAKKIPLVTINSGTEEQSAKLGAIMHVGQPEYVAGKAAGEKAKAAGVKSFLCVNHIATNSVSFDRCRGFADAIGVDYKTSTIDSGQDPTEIQSKVSAYLRNHPNTGAILTLGPVPAAATLKAVQQMGLAGKIYFCTFDFSDDIAKAIQAGTIQFAIDQQPYLQGYIPVAVLAIAKKDHTTDPVKIRQILQANPKFKARLETYGLQPSYGPKDIRSGPGFITKENLDKVIKYAGQYR
- a CDS encoding MurR/RpiR family transcriptional regulator, with amino-acid sequence MAEENTEELPSVDELMQRIAENYESLPRQLKSVATYIEQHRGSVMVDRTSDIATSCGVHPSAVVRFAQRFGFSGFSDLQAVFRQAYTGQGASSSSYQQRIRKLIDEKPGRLAGGTVAREFIAACRGGLDELEGTLDDAQFDAAVKMMQQADNIYVVGVRRSFPVASYIVYALQHTPKRVHLVSGFGGMYREQIRSVKKGDVVIAISFAPYGKETQYCLRVAHHHQAKTLLISDSQLSPLARYATTQLYVKEGSAFAFRSLTSTICLCQALFIALAYKLELNVEESKDTGGYDD